From the genome of Acidaminococcus sp.:
ACGTTAAAGGCGCAGCATTTGTCCGATGACTTTACCTTCAGTTCCAGAGGACGTGAACACACGGGCAAACTGAAGAGCAACGGAATTTCCTTCGGTGCCGAATACGGCTATAAGTCCACGAGTCCTGAAGGCTGGTTCGTGGAGCCGCAGACCCAGCTCATCCTGGGTATCTTCAAGAACGGTGACTTCACTGATTCGTACGGGCTCCATTCGAATGGGGATACGGTACGCACGGCTCTCGGCCGCGTCGGCCTCCGTCTCGGATACGAAGATAAGAAGGGCTCTGTATTTATCAAGGCCGGATGGAACCATGATTTCAACGGCGGCATGAATGTCCGCTTCGCTTCCAGTGATGAAGTGCTCGATACCTATGAAGATTATGGTGATTCCTGGTTTGAATATGGGCTCGGCGCTTCCTATCAGATCAACGATCATATGCAGGCTTATGCCGACTTTATGCGCGGTGATGGGTCTGGTTATGATGAGAGGTGGAGCTGGGATGTAGGGGTTAAATGGAAGTTTTGAGTGATTAAAGGCACCTGCCTCACGCTGGCGTTCGACAAGTCTCGCGCGCATCGTGAGGCAGAGTTTTTCTAGGGAAACTTTTTCTGTCCGGCGCAGAAATATAGGCGCATCTGCTTTGTCAGACCGGATTGTGACCACTCGACGTACGTTCTTTGTACGACTTCGTGGCCCCAATCCGGTCTTCCTCGCATCTGCACCTATCTTCTGTGCCGTCCATAAAAAGAAAATGAAAAAACAGGTGTGGGATGGTATGAAGTGTTCTGAGGATTAATTCTTGCGTGTTCACGGCTGTCTTGCAGCAGAGTTCATCAGAAACAAAATATAAAAGTCTGCGTGATATTGGGGCATACGCTTCTTAATGGGGCGTATGCTTTATTTTTTATTATTGTCAAAGCAAGGCTTTTGACTATAGAGCAAAAGAGGTGCGAGCTTTCACTAGGATCTTCTATATTTCCTTTTTGTGCAAAATTCCAGATAAGAATTAAAGGATAATAAGGGTCATCATCCCCCGCAAAGCGGGCCCCCTTCTTCAATGTCGCACAGCGACGTCGAAGAAGGTCCCTGCGGTGGAGGGATAGCTTCTTTTATTATTGTCAAAGCAGGGCATTTGACTATAGGGCAAAAGAGGTGAGAGCTTTCACTAAGATCTTCTATATTTCCTTTTTGTGCAAAATTCCAGGTAAGAATTAAAGGATAATAAGGGTCATCATCCCCTGCAAAGCGGGCCCCCTTCTTCAATGTCGCACAGCGACGTCGAAGAAGGTCCCTGTAATGGAGAATAGCTTCTTTTATTATTTGTTTAAGCATAGTTTTTGACTACAGAGCAAAAGAGCTGCCAAAATTCTAATTACGCTTGCAATATTTTAAAAAACGAAGGCTTGGGGTTAAAACATTCTATCCTCCATCGCAAACGATTCTCCTTCTTTCCCGCAGCCAATGCTTTGCATTGCCGGAAGAAAATTAAAAGAGGTGTGGAAATAAATGGAAGCAATTCTATATTTCTTTCTGTGCAAAATGCCAGGTAGGAGTTGAAGGATAATAAGGGTCTTCATCCACCGTCTGCCAAAGGCCAACTGACTACTCACTGCAATCTACATCAAGAATCCGCCAATGAAGCTGCCTGCACGATTGTACTAACCCCTGGCCACCAACCCCTAACCACTTCTTCTTCTTCCTCGCCGCCGCAGGCCAGCCGACGAAGTCGGCCAAAGCGTTACAGCGGTTTTTTGCGCGAAGCGCCACAGCCTCCCCATGAATAATCCACCAAGGTAAATGCCCGCACAATTGTACTAATCTCTATCCGTTTTTTACTTTTCTTTCCAATATATGGTAAAATAAAGTATTCTGTGATTGTATATTAACTGGAGGTTCGTATTTAATGATAAAGAAACCGCTTCTCAGTGCGATGAAGGCGTACCGGCTGGCTCATGTTTATCCGCTGCACACGCCGGGACACAAGGGCGGCCGCGGTGCCGACCCGGATCTTGCCGAACTTATGGGGGAGAAGGCTCTCCGGGCAGATGTGTCACTGATGGCGGAACTTGACGATATTCACCACCCGGAAGGGTGCATTCGTGACGCCGAATCGCTGGCTGCAAGGCTCTACGGCTCTGACCGGTGCTTTCTGGGCGTCAATGGTACAAGCGGTGTGATCCATGGAATGCTCCTTGGGGCGCTGCAGCCGGGCGACAAGATTCTTGTGCCGCGCAACAGTCATAAATCGGTGCTGGGCGGCCTGGTGCTCTGCGGGCTGAATCCGGTCTATGTCAACGTGGCGTGGGACGATACGTGGCGCCTTTCCCTGCAGCTGACGCCGCAGCAGGTGGAAGCCGCGTTTAAGGTTCATCCGGATCTGAAGGCTGTCTTTTTGACGACACCGAATTATTTCGGGCTCTGCGCCGATACGGCAGCGATTGCTCGCATCGCTCATCAGCACGGGGCTTTGCTGCTCGTTGACGAGGCCCATGGCCCGCACCTCGGCTTTACGGATAGCCTTCCCAAAAGCGCGATGCAGTGCGGGGCAGACGCTGCGGCGCAAAGTACGCACAAGATTACAGGTGCGATGACGCAGTGCTCGCTCCTTCAGGTTTCGTACCGGCAGATTCGCCCGGAACGGATGGAAGCGGCTATGAGCACCGTGACGACGACGAGCCCGAATTATCTGCTCATGGGTTCCCTCGACGGGGCCCGGGCGCAGCTGGAGGCACACGGTGCCGAAATGGGAGAGGCATCGCTGCGGGCAGCGGGACGCCTGCGCCGGGAACTGAAAAAGGTGGCAGGCCTGCCTGTCCTCGAACGCGAACTCATCGGCAAAGGCGGAATCGTGGATTGTGACGGCGGCAAAGTGACCATTATGACAAGCCCCCTGGGCCTCACCGGTATGGAAGCGGCAGACATCCTCCGTGAGGCCGGCATTGCCGTGGAACTTGCCGACGAGGACCATGTGCTCTTTCTTGTGACCTACGCCGATGATACGGATGAATTTGCCCATATCGCTGAAACTATTCGGGACGTTTTGGATAAGCACCGGAAACCGGAGCGCAGCCTCGTGCCGGCGCAGCCCTATCTGACGCTGCCGAAGCAGAGATTATTGCCGCGGGAAGCTTTTTTCAAGCCTCGTACGTCCTGCCGTTTTGAAGAGGCAGTGGGCAAAATCAGCGGCGAGAGCATCAGCTTTTATCCGCCGGGTATTCCGCTCATTATGCCGGGAGAGGAAATCGACGCGGAGCTCATCCGTTACTGTCGCCTCATGCAGGCACGGAAGCTTAACGTCAGCGGTCCCCGGGATGCATCACTCGAAACAATTGAGGTGATTGAACCGTGAAAAAAGGAATTTTTATTACGCTGGAAGGCCCGGATGGCAGCGGCAAAACGACGCAGGCCATGCACCTGGCCGAATATTTTAAAAAGCACGGCAGGGAAGTCGTCGTGACCCGCGAACCGGGAGGCACGCCGATTGCCGAAAAACTGCGCGATATGGCGCTTGACCCTAACGTGCCGGTCTGCAAAACGACGGAAAGCCTGCTGCACCTTGCGGCCCGGGCCGACCATGTGGATAAGGTCATTCAGCCGGCGCTCGACGCGGGGAAGGTCGTTATCTGCGACCGCTTCAGTGATTCGACGCTGGTCTACCAGGGCGTTATCGGCGGCATGCCGCTTTCGGAGCTGCGTCACCTGAACGACTTTGCCACGCAGGGACTGCGGCCCGATCTGACCCTTCTGCTTGACGGTACGCCGGAAGAATTCCTGCCCCGCCGCGATGCCCGCGGAGTGAGCGACAAATTCGAACAGGAAGGTCTTGCTTTCCAGCGGAAAATCCGCGAAGGCTATCTGCTTCTGGCACGCGAGGAGCCGGAACGGATCGTATTGATTCACGCGGCGGCACCGGAAGAGGAAGTCGCCCGCGAAATGGTAAAAAAAGTGGAAAAATTTATATAAATGGTTTATTCTATTTAGTATTGAATAACTGCAGCAAAGGAAGTCACTATGTGGGATACGGTACTGGGTCATGAGGAAAATAAAGCCTTTTTGCGCACGCTTCTTACAGAGCCGCGCAAGACGCCTTCTCTTCTTTTTTACGGACCGGAAGGCATCGGCAAAAGGACGCTCGCCCTCCGGTTTGCCAAAAGTTTCCTTTGCCTGGAGGACCCTTTGGCGGAGCACTGTCACTGTGCGAGCTGCGAGCGCTTTGATATGGCGCTCGAGAGCCTTAAGGAGCGGCAGGAATCCGGCGAAAAGGAGACACAGGAAGATCAGAGCCTGTGCAAGACGGGTCATTTCGATTTTTACTATGTCCAGCCTATAAGTCCCAGTAATCTCGTTTTGATTGGTCAGATAAAGAATGTGGCGGCCCAGGCGACGTACGCTCCGACTTTGTCCCGCTACAAAGTTTGTCTCATCGATGGAGCGGATCGGATGAATCCGGAGGCGGCGAATGCCTTTTTGAAGCTGCTCGAAGAGCCGCCGGAATACTGGCTCTTTATCCTGATTGCTTCCAATAAGAACAGGCTCCTTCCGACGATTCAGTCGCGGGTCATGGCACTGCGTTTCCAGCCGCTCACGGAAGAAGAGACGGCGGAAGTGATGGAAATGCGTCATGTGCCAAACGGCGAAATCTTCGCGTCTTTGACCGATGGCTCTCCCGGCAGGGCCCTTTCTCTCAGTCAGGCCGATGCCCTTATGTGGCGCGAGCGGGTACTGACCGTTTTGGAGCAGCTGGACGAGGGATATCTCATGCTGCGGCTTGCCGACCTGGACTGGCTCGGCAAAATCCAGCGCGATGATGCGGCAACGTGCGTTGAAATGATGCTGCTGCTCTTCCGGGACGGACTGATGCGGTGCGATCCGGATCTGCCGCTATATAATAAGGATATAGGCGGGCGCGTCATGGAATGTTTCCGGAACTGGCCGGATGCAAGGCTGCGCAGAGCTTATGATATTACGGAAGAATACTGGCAGGGACTGCAGTCCTACTTAGGTGGGGAAATGATGCTGACGTCCCTGTTTCTCGAAATAAAAAGAACGAATAAGGAGTTTTAACGTGGTTACGATTGTAGGAATCCGGTTCAAGAGAGCCGGAAAAATCTATTATTTTGCACCGGGTGAATTTGATCTCCAGAAGGGCGACCATGCCATTGTGGAAACGGCCCGGGGCATCGAATACGGTGAAGTGGTGATCGGCCCGCAGGAAGTCGAAGAATCCCAGATTGTACCGCCGCTTAAGAGCGTGATCCGCAAGGCGGGGGAAGCTGACGCCAAGCAGGTCGAAGAAAATCACCGTAAGGAAAAAGAGGCCTTTGGCATCTGCGAAAAGAAGATTGCCGCAAGAGGCCTTGAAATGAATCTTGTCAATGTGGAATATACTTTTGATGCCGGCCGTATCATCTTTTACTTTACGGCAGACGGGAGAATCGACTTCCGCGGTCTTGTCAAAGACCTGGCGGCGATATTCCGCACCCGTATCGAGCTGCGCCAGATCGGCGTCCGCGACGAAGCCAAGATGCTCGGAGGCATCGGCTGCTGCGGCCGTCCGCTTTGCTGCGCTACGTTCCTGGGCGATTTTGAACCGGTGTCAATCCGCATGGCGAAGGAACAGAATCTGTCGCTCAACCCGACGAAAATCTCGGGCATCTGCGGGCGTCTTCTGTGCTGCCTCAAATATGAATGCGACATGTACAGCGGCTGCAAGAAAAAGTGCAAGAAGAAGGAACATACGACGATTCCCAAACCCGGCATGAAGGTGGTTACGCCGTCGGGCGAAGGCATGATCATGCAGATCAGCCGGCGCGACCAGACGGTTATGGTGGAACTCTCCCCGGGTAACCGCATCAGCGTCAGTTGGGATGAAATTGTAGAAGCTTCAAAGACCGAAGATGGACAGCAGTGATACGAAGCGCCTTGACTGCCTGCCGGGCGGCAAGCTGAAAATCTGGCAGGACAGCAGGGAACTGTGCTTTACGACGGATACGGTGTTTCTTGCCGCTTTTCCCCATATGGCCACAAAGGCCCATGTGGTAGAGCTGGGCTGCGGCACCGGGGCGGCGAGCCTCATCATGGCCGATAAAGGGGCCGAAAGCGTCCTTGCCGTCGACATCAATCCCAACGTGATTGCACTTTTGCGTGAAAGTGTCCGGGAAAATAGCATGGAGGACCGTGTGACCCCGCTCTGCGCGGATATCCGGCAGTATAGGGAATTTCTCCAAAGTGACAGTACGGACCTAGTCCTTGCCAATCCACCTTACCGCATCGGTGGGCGGCGGCGCAAATTGGCCACAGCTGCGTGCCATGAGGACGGAACGACGCTGGAGGACTTTTTCCGGGCGGCTTCGTTTACGCTTAAGACAAAAGGACGTTTTGCCCTCGTTCAGATCACGGAACGGTTTACCGACGCCGTGAAGCTCGGCCTGCAATACCAGCTGGAAATCAAGAAGCTGCAGTGGGTTCATTCCTATGTGGACCGACCCGCCTGGATTTTCCTTGCGGAATTTACGAAGGGCGGTCATCCGGGCCTGGAAGTCCTGCCGCCGCTTATTATGTACAATCAGGATGGGTCCTACAGCAAAGAGACCCTGGCGTATTATTATGGAAAGGAGACGGAGCATGAGTGAAACGACAGGTACGCTGTACCTTTGTGCAACTCCGATCGGAAACCTTGAAGATATGACGCCGCGGGCCCTTCGTATGCTGCGCGAGGCGGACTATATCGCCGCCGAAGATACGCGGCACACGCGCCAGCTTTTGACTCATTTTGAAATCCATGGCACGCTCATTAGCTACCATGAACACAATAAGGAAAAACAGGGATCGCTGCTTTTGGAATATCTGCGCAGCGGTAAGAATATTGCTCTTGTGTCGGACGCCGGCTTTCCCGGGATTTCCGACCCGGGCGAACTGATCGCCAAACAGTGCATCGACGAAGGGATTCCCGTTGTGCCGGTGCCCGGTGCCAACGCGGCCCTCACGGCGCTCGTGGCTTCGGGCCTTACGAGCACGCCGTTTTTCTTTGGCGGCTTCCTGCCGAAGAGCAAAAAGAACCGCCGCGAAAAACTGGAAGAATGGGCCCATATTCCGGCGACTATGGTGCTCTATGAAGCGCCGCACCGCATCGAAGAAGTATTGGGCGACATCGAAACGGCCTGGGGCGACCGCCGCATGACCATGGCGCGGGAACTTACAAAGGTGCATGAGGAATTTTTCCGCGGCACCGTTTCGACATGCCGCGCTCATCTGGCGGAAAACCCGCCGCGGGGCGAATTTGTCCTCGTCATCGAAGCGGGAGAACTCCAAAAATCGGAGCCGCAGGGCGACCCGCTCGATGCTGTCAAAGCCCTGATGGAGCAGGGCACTCCCAAAAAGGAAGCCCTTGCCCAGATTGCCAAAGCTTATAAAGTTCCCAAAAGGGAGCTGTATAATAGATTACTTTTAGAAAAAGGGGAATGAGAAATGACGAAACCAGCATTTTATATTACGACCCCGATTTATTATCCGAGCGCCAATCTGCATATCGGCCATGCTTACTGCACGACCATTGCCGATACGATCGCCCGGTATAAACGGGCTAACGGCTTTGATGTCGAATTCATTACGGGCAGTGACGAACACGGCCTCAAAATCCAGAGAAAAGCCGCAGAAAACGGTCTGAAGCCGATTGAATACGTAGACGGCATCGTAGCTAACTTCAAGAAACTCTGGGAGATGCTCGGCGTCAGCTATACGAAGTTTGTCCGTTCTTCCAGCCTGGAACACCAGCACACGGTACAGACTATGCTGCAGAAGGTTTATGATAAGGGCGACATCTACAAGAAAAAGTATGTCGGCAAATACTGCGTACCCTGCGAATCTTTCTGGACGGACCGCCAGATTGAAGAAGCCGGCGGCGTCTGCCCGGACTGCGGCCGTCCTGTCGAAACGATGGAAGAAGAAGATTACTTCTTCAAGATGTCCAAGTACGCCGACCGCATCCTGAAACACATTGAAGACCATCCGGATTTCATTCAGCCTGTTTCCCGCCGCAATGAAATGATTGCGTTCCTGAAGCAGGGCCTGGAAGACCTGTGCATTTCCCGCAGCTCTTTTGACTGGGGCATTCCGGTTCCTTTTGATAAAAAGCAGATTACCTATGTATGGTTCGACGCCCTGCTGTGCTATTTCACCGGCATCGGTTTCGGTCAGAATCCCGAAAAATTCAACCGCTTCTGGCCGGTTGACGTCCATCTGGTCGGTAAGGAAATCGTCCGCTTCCATACGATCATCTGGCCGGCTATGCTGATGGCAATGGATCAACCTCTGCCGAAACATGTCTACGGCCATGGCTGGCTCGTTGTTAACGGCGAAAAGATGAGTAAGTCCAAGGGCAACGTCGTTGACCCGATGGCTCCGATTCAGGAATTCGGTCCGGATGCCGTCCGTTATTAC
Proteins encoded in this window:
- a CDS encoding DNA polymerase III subunit delta': MWDTVLGHEENKAFLRTLLTEPRKTPSLLFYGPEGIGKRTLALRFAKSFLCLEDPLAEHCHCASCERFDMALESLKERQESGEKETQEDQSLCKTGHFDFYYVQPISPSNLVLIGQIKNVAAQATYAPTLSRYKVCLIDGADRMNPEAANAFLKLLEEPPEYWLFILIASNKNRLLPTIQSRVMALRFQPLTEEETAEVMEMRHVPNGEIFASLTDGSPGRALSLSQADALMWRERVLTVLEQLDEGYLMLRLADLDWLGKIQRDDAATCVEMMLLLFRDGLMRCDPDLPLYNKDIGGRVMECFRNWPDARLRRAYDITEEYWQGLQSYLGGEMMLTSLFLEIKRTNKEF
- a CDS encoding stage 0 sporulation family protein, coding for MVTIVGIRFKRAGKIYYFAPGEFDLQKGDHAIVETARGIEYGEVVIGPQEVEESQIVPPLKSVIRKAGEADAKQVEENHRKEKEAFGICEKKIAARGLEMNLVNVEYTFDAGRIIFYFTADGRIDFRGLVKDLAAIFRTRIELRQIGVRDEAKMLGGIGCCGRPLCCATFLGDFEPVSIRMAKEQNLSLNPTKISGICGRLLCCLKYECDMYSGCKKKCKKKEHTTIPKPGMKVVTPSGEGMIMQISRRDQTVMVELSPGNRISVSWDEIVEASKTEDGQQ
- the tmk gene encoding dTMP kinase; this encodes MKKGIFITLEGPDGSGKTTQAMHLAEYFKKHGREVVVTREPGGTPIAEKLRDMALDPNVPVCKTTESLLHLAARADHVDKVIQPALDAGKVVICDRFSDSTLVYQGVIGGMPLSELRHLNDFATQGLRPDLTLLLDGTPEEFLPRRDARGVSDKFEQEGLAFQRKIREGYLLLAREEPERIVLIHAAAPEEEVAREMVKKVEKFI
- a CDS encoding methyltransferase, whose translation is MDSSDTKRLDCLPGGKLKIWQDSRELCFTTDTVFLAAFPHMATKAHVVELGCGTGAASLIMADKGAESVLAVDINPNVIALLRESVRENSMEDRVTPLCADIRQYREFLQSDSTDLVLANPPYRIGGRRRKLATAACHEDGTTLEDFFRAASFTLKTKGRFALVQITERFTDAVKLGLQYQLEIKKLQWVHSYVDRPAWIFLAEFTKGGHPGLEVLPPLIMYNQDGSYSKETLAYYYGKETEHE
- the metG gene encoding methionine--tRNA ligase, which produces MTKPAFYITTPIYYPSANLHIGHAYCTTIADTIARYKRANGFDVEFITGSDEHGLKIQRKAAENGLKPIEYVDGIVANFKKLWEMLGVSYTKFVRSSSLEHQHTVQTMLQKVYDKGDIYKKKYVGKYCVPCESFWTDRQIEEAGGVCPDCGRPVETMEEEDYFFKMSKYADRILKHIEDHPDFIQPVSRRNEMIAFLKQGLEDLCISRSSFDWGIPVPFDKKQITYVWFDALLCYFTGIGFGQNPEKFNRFWPVDVHLVGKEIVRFHTIIWPAMLMAMDQPLPKHVYGHGWLVVNGEKMSKSKGNVVDPMAPIQEFGPDAVRYYLLSEIALGSDGNYSREGLIRRWNSDLANDLGNLQYRTVSMIEKYHQGIVHKTVVDNDVDAEFRTLADKTLAEYRKHMDAFELNEAIKTIWTYIGASNKYIDVTTPWILAKDPAQAKRLEAVMYNLADAVRNIAILISSMMPFSAPKIFEQLGLAVPDQFDLNEVTWGKLPDGTKVAKGQPIFPRIEEEKEDKAEAKAAPKKAAGKKAAKNDGVVTLGEITIDDFAKLDLRVATIKAAERVPNTDKLMKITVDIGGEERTIVSGIAKYYTDADLVGKNVIVIANLKPAKLKGIESKGMLLAASDDEGNLVLCEAPGIKSGSKVK
- a CDS encoding aminotransferase class I/II-fold pyridoxal phosphate-dependent enzyme, which codes for MIKKPLLSAMKAYRLAHVYPLHTPGHKGGRGADPDLAELMGEKALRADVSLMAELDDIHHPEGCIRDAESLAARLYGSDRCFLGVNGTSGVIHGMLLGALQPGDKILVPRNSHKSVLGGLVLCGLNPVYVNVAWDDTWRLSLQLTPQQVEAAFKVHPDLKAVFLTTPNYFGLCADTAAIARIAHQHGALLLVDEAHGPHLGFTDSLPKSAMQCGADAAAQSTHKITGAMTQCSLLQVSYRQIRPERMEAAMSTVTTTSPNYLLMGSLDGARAQLEAHGAEMGEASLRAAGRLRRELKKVAGLPVLERELIGKGGIVDCDGGKVTIMTSPLGLTGMEAADILREAGIAVELADEDHVLFLVTYADDTDEFAHIAETIRDVLDKHRKPERSLVPAQPYLTLPKQRLLPREAFFKPRTSCRFEEAVGKISGESISFYPPGIPLIMPGEEIDAELIRYCRLMQARKLNVSGPRDASLETIEVIEP
- the rsmI gene encoding 16S rRNA (cytidine(1402)-2'-O)-methyltransferase — encoded protein: MSETTGTLYLCATPIGNLEDMTPRALRMLREADYIAAEDTRHTRQLLTHFEIHGTLISYHEHNKEKQGSLLLEYLRSGKNIALVSDAGFPGISDPGELIAKQCIDEGIPVVPVPGANAALTALVASGLTSTPFFFGGFLPKSKKNRREKLEEWAHIPATMVLYEAPHRIEEVLGDIETAWGDRRMTMARELTKVHEEFFRGTVSTCRAHLAENPPRGEFVLVIEAGELQKSEPQGDPLDAVKALMEQGTPKKEALAQIAKAYKVPKRELYNRLLLEKGE